A window from Cydia amplana chromosome 12, ilCydAmpl1.1, whole genome shotgun sequence encodes these proteins:
- the LOC134652958 gene encoding translocon-associated protein subunit gamma — MSAKTNKAFTKEEELLLQDFSRNVSTKSSALFYGNAFIVSAIPIWLFWRVHALEVSSSLAWFGVVTAACTWFLALAYRNTKFQLKHRVAVKREDAVAREMSRKLADDKKMSRKEKDERILWKKNEVADYEATTFSIFYNNALFLAIVILSSFYLLRSFTPTVNYIVSLTTASGLLALLSTGTK; from the exons ATGTCCGCAAAGACGAACAAGGCTTTCACGAAAGAGGAAGAGCTGCTGCTGCAGGATTTCAGTCGAAATGTCTCTACAAAATCTTCGGCTCTATTCTACGGGAATGCTTTCATTGTATCTGCTATTCCCATAT GGTTGTTCTGGAGGGTGCACGCTCTTGAGGTGAGCTCGTCCCTGGCGTGGTTCGGCGTGGTGACGGCGGCCTGCACCTGGTTTCTAGCGCTGGCGTACCGCAACACCAAGTTCCAGCTGAAGCACCGCGTGGCGGTGAAGCGCGAAGACGCCGTGGCGCGCGAGATGTCGCGCAAGCTTGCCGATGACAAGAAGATGAGCAGGAAGGAGAAGGACGAAAG GATCCTGTGGAAGAAAAATGAGGTGGCCGACTATGAAGCCACCACCTTCTCCATCTTCTACAACAATGCCCTGTTTCTGGCCATCGTGATCCTCAGCAGCTTCTACCTGCTGCGCTCCTTCACACCCACTGT CAACTACATTGTATCCCTGACAACGGCATCCGGGCTCCTGGCCCTTCTCTCAACGGGAACCAAGTGA
- the LOC134653008 gene encoding condensin complex subunit 1, which yields MSHFEFAIPVQKDELLESHVGQYHVEDVVQIRVLLSKLQDAARAYNAEGVEYILEHFDTYFSIIVHGNKLEWNIINKGFDHLVRTAKALCSHIELIMQDQELDADLRVKNLNIVKMVMYLYTQIMKTKDVKLAADNSTKLTLGKKGKKATEDEEFCGWTESDKQAALVTLNLLLQQPLNRLWDPPLAEDNFVTMVSEPCYKALEEQIIKNKAVRETVFQVLGVLIKKYNHGTSCLIKLVQVLQMAEHSVSPICAGVVQLTKEFEIGTFGPQMVREIAEALATSEEESAGVATEQGAARNCGAFLLELTKELPKEMTSAITTLQSYLESDESYTLRISVLGMMCEALSVELRGEGLSDEQRAQRDDFLDDLYEHMHDLSAYVRHKVLQFWCRLQRDNSVPVTRQRVVLERAIARLRDKAAIVRKAAIQLLKVFLECNPFSAQLKLEILEEQLETEQKILDDLQKKLNPGPDPKLVEKWEKIKDGIVAAINEGMNTLTQDEPDLSQASLDNLYDSIRKHLREKNYFKAYLIVKHTERQYPEARYLRCSMEKSDQVEYFVALLKNIFVIPDRRQSITQSQQCENELALYKKLEEKEAIVAFLQESVHFSRMVSEAVPLINTLLLSKQAGDVNEAIEFFTAAHHFNIESAKTGVANMLLLVWSPDQEKRQAVERAYRDMYLECDSKPERARAVNIARKLVSLVSTIDRSSALALDHLVDQWVDKGDITASIIQVFWEMFMKKIDGTTDMDSYAALALLVMVSKAKPSVALANLEVIQTHGLTGDYNSRNLSAQLLLSLSKKNKRYPADHQIFTSIYDSLLETFSKLNKFTSFAAYSIDAIYAICDTPEIVCAKILAEMYRRVQQVMVKQGETEEDVSLPVELLTRFVFTLGHAAFQQLIYLDVSVYSELRRRNQVREDRKLEEKRKKKAGAFATPARKGRADDLRRQTLMNASGASASSRGQRSANVSKGPSTNTTMTEDETGLEGAVADDADAEYVRGVCEREIVGEGTALARYVPVLRHILANPARAPPALQAAVALTFTRFMLVSSTVCDEGLQLMVTVLTRSRNVALRTNLTIAFADLTLRFPNLTQPWTRHIYQILSDEELEVRQCAVKMLSFLVLHEMVRVKGQIADMALCCADKDAKIASMTRLFFKQLSQKGNALYNVMPDIISRLSDPELNVPEEQYRVIMKYITSLIQKDRQTEALVEKLCQRFKMSTEERQWRDLAFCLSLFNYNERTLKKLIENLDCYKDKLHCNGVMQSFHTIMANASKMAKNEVKALVAELGDKIEECFAVRDPSQGAAAPAAPRTPAAPRRPPARRNRRRSSSSPDENEPPANTEGTPQSVRKSSRKARSRVVKAIANDSDESDEEEQQKEDDEVFKKPTARKATRRRKN from the exons ATGAGCCACTTTGAATTTGCAATACCTGTGCAAAAGGATGAGTTATTGGAGTCTCATGTCGGACAATATCATGTCGAAGATGTGGTGCAGATAAGAGTGCTTTTGTCTAAACTACAAG ATGCGGCAAGAGCGTATAATGCCGAAGGCGTCGAATACATACTGGAGCATTTTGATACATACTTTTCTATTATTGTCCATGGTAACAAGCTTGAATGGAACATCATCAATAAAG gGTTTGACCACCTTGTCAGAACTGCTAAGGCCTTGTGCAGTCATATTGAACTGATTATGCAGGATCAAGAGCTAGATGCCGATCTTAGAGTGAAGAACCTGAATATTGTGAAAATGGTCATGTACCTGTATACACAAATAATGAAAACAAAAGACGTTAAGTTAGCAGCTGAT AACTCCACCAAACTCACTTTGGGTAAAAAGGGGAAGAAGGCCACAGAAGATGAAGAGTTTTGTGGCTGGACGGAATCTGATAAGCAAGCTGCTCTTGTGACTTTGAATTTATTGCTTCAACAACCTTTGAATCGCCTGTGGGACCCTCCGCTGGCAGAAGATAACTTTGTAAC gATGGTTTCTGAACCTTGCTACAAAGCGTTAGAAGAAcaaataataaagaataaagcaGTGAGAGAGACCGTCTTCCAAGTACTTGGAGTactcattaaaaaatataaccatGGAACTTCCTGTCTCATCAAGCTTGTGCAG GTTCTACAAATGGCGGAACACTCCGTGTCTCCTATTTGTGCTGGAGTTGTGCAGCTGACCAAAGAATTTGAAATAGGAACATTTGGACCTCAGATG GTGCGTGAAATAGCAGAAGCCCTAGCGACGAGTGAAGAGGAAAGCGCGGGTGTGGCCACGGAGCAGGGCGCGGCCAGAAACTGCGGCGCCTTCCTACTCGAGCTCACCAAGGAACTACCTAAAGAAATGACCTCTGCTATTACCACATTGCAGTCATATCTGGAAAGTGATGAG TCATACACACTGCGTATCAGCGTGCTCGGCATGATGTGCGAGGCGCTCAGCGTAGAGCTGCGCGGCGAGGGCCTGTCCGACGAGCAGCGCGCCCAGCGCGACGACTTCCTCGACGACCTCTACGAGCACATGCACGACCTGTCCGCCTACGTGCGCCACAAG GTATTGCAGTTCTGGTGCCGCCTGCAGCGCGACAACAGCGTGCCGGTGACCAGGCAGAGAGTTGTGCTGGAGCGCGCCATCGCCCGCTTGAGGGACAAGGCTGCTATTGTTAGGAAGGCAGCCATACAGTTGCTGAAG GTATTCTTGGAATGCAACCCTTTCTCCGCCCAATTGAAGTTAGAAATATTAGAAGAACAACTGGAAACCGAGCAGAAGATATTAGACGATCTGCAGAAAAAATTGAATCCGGGTCCAGATCCAAAGTTAGTAGAAAAGTGGGAGAAAATTAAAGATGGTATTGTAGCTGCTATTAACGAAGGCATGAACACTTTGACGCAAGACGAACCTGACCTATCCCAGGCCTCGCTGGATAACTTGTATGACTCGATTAGAAAGCATTTGCGTGAGAAGAACTATTTCAAGGCATACTTGATTGTTAAACATACGGAGAGGCAATATCCTGAAGCCAGGTATTTGAGATGCAGCATggaaaaaagtgaccaa GTGGAATATTTCGTGGCTCTCCTAAAGAACATTTTTGTGATACCAGACAGACGTCAGTCTATAACACAAAGCCAGCAATGCGAAAACGAATTGGCCCTATACAAAAAGTTGGAAGAAAAGGAAGCCATAGTGGCTTTCTTGCAAGAGTCGGTGCATTTCAGCAGAATGGTTTCCGAGGCGGTACCTTTGATTAATACATTGCTGTTGTCGAAGCAGGCAGGCGATGTTAATGAGGCTATAGAGTTCTTCACCGCGGCACACCACTTCAATATCGAATCGGCCAAGACTGGCGTAGCTAATATGCTGTTGCTTGTGTGGTCGCCTGATCAG GAAAAACGGCAAGCCGTAGAGCGCGCCTACCGCGACATGTACTTAGAGTGCGACAGCAAGCCGGAGCGCGCCCGGGCGGTCAATATCGCGCGTAAACTGGTCTCTCTAGTGTCCACTATTGACCGCAGCAGCGCGCTCGCGCTCGACCATCTCGTGGACCAGTGGGTCGACAAAGGGGACATCACTGCATCCATCATACAG GTGTTCTGGGAGATGTTTATGAAGAAGATCGACGGAACCACAGATATGGACAGCTACGCAGCGCTAGCGCTCCTCGTAATGGTTTCCAAAGCCAAACCCTCCGTAGCCCTCGCTAACCTTGAAGTCATACAAACCCACGGCTTGACGGGCGACTACAATTCCAGGAACTTGAGCGCTCAACTATTGCTATCATTGAGCAAGAAGAATAAAAGATATCCGGCTGATCATCAGATATTTACCTCAATATACGATAGTTTGTTAGAAACGTTTTCGAAACTTAACAAGTTCACGTCGTTTGCGGCGTATTCCATAGATGCGATTTACGCGATCTGCGATACGCCTGAGATTGTCTGTGCTAAGATATTGGCGGAAATGTATAGAAGGGTGCAGCAGGTGATGGTGAAACAGGGCGAGACTGAAGAAGATGTTTCTCTGCCGGTTGAGCTGCTCACTCGCTTCGTGTTCACGCTGGGGCATGCGGCGTTCCAACAACTCATCTACCTCGATGTGTCAGTGTATAGCGAGCTGAGGAGAAGAAATCAG GTCCGCGAAGACCGCAAATTAGAGGAAAAGCGGAAGAAGAAAGCCGGCGCGTTCGCCACTCCAGCCCGGAAGGGGCGAGCGGACGACCTGCGCCGCCAGACGCTCATGAACGCGTCCGGAGCGAGCGCCTCCAGTCGCGGCCAGCGCTCCGCCAACGTCTCCAAGGGACCATCT ACAAACACTACGATGACGGAAGACGAAACAGGGCTAGAAGGCGCGGTGGCGGACGACGCGGACGCAGAGTATGTGCGCGGCGTGTGCGAGCGAGAG ATTGTGGGCGAGGGCACGGCGCTGGCTCGCTATGTGCCCGTCTTGCGTCACATCCTAGCCAACCCGGCGCGTGCGCCGCCCGCGTTACAGGCCGCCGTCGCGCTGACATTCACTAG ATTCATGCTGGTATCGAGCACCGTGTGCGACGAAGGGCTGCAGTTGATGGTGACAGTGCTGACACGTTCACGGAATGTGGCGCTGCGGACCAATCTCACTATAGCGTTCGCTGATCTTACGCTACGTTTCCCTAATCTCACCCAACCTTGGACCCGCCATATCTACCAGAT CTTAAGCGACGAGGAGTTAGAAGTGCGTCAGTGCGCAGTGAAGATGCTCTCGTTCCTCGTGCTGCATGAGATGGTGCGAGTAAAG GGCCAGATCGCAGACATGGCGTTATGCTGCGCCGACAAAGACGCAAAGATCGCGTCCATGACGCGTCTGTTCTTCAAGCAGCTCTCTCAGAAAGGCAACGCGCTGTACAACGTTATGCCGGACATCATCTCGAGGCTCAGCGACCCGGAGCTCAACGTGCCAGAGGAACAATACAGAGTTATTATGAA ATATATCACATCGCTTATACAGAAGGACCGTCAGACTGAGGCTCTAGTAGAGAAGCTGTGCCAACGATTCAAAATGTCTACAGAGGAACGGCAGTGGCGCGACCTCGCCTTCTGTCTGTCCTTGTTCAACTACAACGAGCGGACGCTCAAGAAGCTGATCGAGAACCTGGATTGCTACAAGGACAAACTACACTGCAACGGCGTCATGCAATCGTTCCACACTATCATGGCTAATGCGTCGAAAATGGCTAAGAATGAAGTAAAG GCCCTAGTAGCGGAGCTAGGAGACAAGATCGAGGAATGTTTCGCGGTGCGCGACCCCTCGCAGGGCGcggccgcgcccgccgcgccgcgcacgcccgccgcgccgcgccgcccgcccgcGCGCCGCAACCGCCGCCGCTCCTCATCCAGTCCCGACGAG AATGAACCGCCCGCTAACACTGAAGGAACACCCCAGTCGGTCAGAAAATCTAGCAGAAAAGCCAGATCGAGAGTCGTCAAGGCGATTGCGAATGATTCGGACGAATCAG ATGAAGAGGAGCAACAAAAAGAAGATGATGAAGTATTTAAGAAGCCCACTGCTAGGAAAGCAACGCGAAGAAGGAAGAATTGA
- the LOC134652957 gene encoding uncharacterized protein LOC134652957, whose translation MAAPGVLALLAAAALAALAALAQPALAARFGDRLAPRVPAYTPRHALHDRHVSSADYEEYDQEYEEEASFEDREAPSETEPPPRRPARTEAHRLEMSTEYFVVPQRTSSTPQPPTPSSRPFVSTTTHRPLNTTVVVQTARISMGALRQESWAVPILALACVCMAMIAGFEAFVVWGASRTAPSRRHLLLGQTLLFGLFTCAASAALYVATPTVFTCGAVRFGTGVAYVIVFASLLVKCVFLLSLNGGVYLPAAYQGLLLFFAVMIQVAIGAQWLGGSPPRVMTGAGRCDTQLSDLLMSLCYAAFLIAVVCGVALRSRGIRDNYREATHIAGAGGATAAVWVCWVAAALGAPERHRDACVAAGLLATCAVVFALMFAPKGRRLAALGREGRWDADRDEGLSSLGAGGSGYSPSFFHFKPVKYGMVSAAAPLPAPPPVLDRKEPPAQPADLYGAMFGSSPHMHARHMCPPPHYPLHPLMHYHYPPYHYMLPPGMMVREEGNVYTTVEPTFSSNPNVFFQRTEPLHAGMMY comes from the exons ATGGCGGCCCCGGGTGTGCTCGCGCTGCTGGCGGCCGCCGCGCTGGCCGCACTGGCCGCGCTGGCGCAGCCGGCGCTCGCCGCGCGCTTCGGGGACCGACTCGCGCCGCGCGTGCCCGCCTACACGCCGCGCCACGCGCTCCACGACCGTCACGTCTCGAGTGCCGACTATGAGGAGTATGACCAGGAGTATGAAGAAGAAGCCTCCTTCGAAGATCGGGAGGCTCCTTCAGAAACGGAGCCTCCACCTCGACGACCAGCCCGTACCGAGGCTCATCGGCTTGAAATGAGCACTGAATACTTTGTAGTGCCCCAAAGAACGTCATCGACGCCCCAACCACCCACTCCGTCTTCGCGACCTTTCGTATCTACAACTACACACCGTCCATTAAATACGACAGTGGTTGTACAAACGGCGCGTATATCGATGGGAGCTCTACGGCAGGAATCTTGGGCGGTTCCAATTTTGGCTCTGGCCTGCGTGTGTATGGCAATGATCGCCGGTTTCGAAGCATTTGTCGTGTGGGGCGCGAGTCGCACGGCGCCCAGCCGCCGTCACCTACTCCTGGGTCAAACTCTGCTGTTCGGTTTGTTCACCTGCGCCGCCTCAGCCGCACTGTACGTCGCTACTCCCACTGTGTTCACTTGCGGTGCCGTGCGTTTCGGAACTGGAGTCGCATACGTTATCGTATTCGCGTCTTTACTCGTGAAGTGTGTATTTTTGCTAAGCTTGAACGGTGGTGTGTATCTGCCGGCCGCTTACCAAGGACTTTTGTTATTTTTCGCGGTAATGATTCAAGTGGCCATCGGCGCCCAGTGGCTAGGCGGATCGCCGCCGCGAGTGATGACCGGCGCGGGCAGATGTGACACGCAGTTATCGGACTTGTTGATGTCGTTGTGCTACGCGGCGTTCCTGATCGCCGTGGTGTGCGGCGTGGCGCTCCGGTCGCGCGGCATCCGCGACAACTACCGCGAGGCGACGCACatcgcgggcgcgggcggcgcgacgGCCGCGGTGTGGGTGTGCTGGGTGGCGGCGGCGCTGGGCGCGCCCGAGCGGCACCGCGACGCGTGCGTGGCGGCGGGCCTGCTGGCGACGTGCGCGGTGGTGTTCGCGCTGATGTTCGCGCCGAAGGGTCGGCGGCTGGCGGCGCTGGGCCGCGAGGGCCGCTGGGACGCGGACCGCGACGAGGGCCTGAGCTCGCTGGGCGCCGGCGGCTCGGGGTACTCGCCCTCCTTCTTCCACTTCAAGCCCGTGAAGTACGGCATGGTGTCGGCCGCGGCGCCgctgcccgcgccgccgcccgtgCTAGATCGCAAGGAGCCGCCCGCTCAGCCAGCCG ATCTGTACGGAGCGATGTTCGGGAGCTCGCCGCACATGCATGCGCGCCATATGTGCCCCCCACCGCACTACCCCCTGCACCCTCTAATGCACTACCACTACCCGCCTTATCACTACATGTTGCCACCAG GCATGATGGTGCGCGAGGAGGGCAACGTGTACACGACCGTGGAGCCCACCTTCAGCAGCAACCCCAACGTATTCTTCCAGCGCACGGAGCCGTTGCATGCCGGCATGATGTACTGA